The following proteins come from a genomic window of Achromobacter sp. AONIH1:
- a CDS encoding AraC family ligand binding domain-containing protein, whose protein sequence is MRPVPAAPDEPAPAMEGVPDAFDHPDDRAEFRRPGHRPGVELYRAHIIRHAFEPHTHDAFGLGAIESGVERFRYRGADHLAPSGSVVLMNPDELHTGRAETEGGWRYRMAYIDADVVARVTGEDGWWFDTAVGLDTASATRVTALLDTLWRAREPLAFDSALHALLAEFRRHARVPRPVRAEGAPRFAPVIDYMRAHLSRRLTLEELAREAGLSPFHFLRSFQAHCHATPQQMLMALRLFEAKRRLAAGEPPAQVALAAGLTDQAHLTRAFARRYGVTPARYQKQMRA, encoded by the coding sequence ATGCGCCCCGTTCCCGCTGCCCCCGACGAACCCGCGCCCGCCATGGAGGGCGTGCCGGACGCATTCGACCATCCGGACGACCGCGCCGAGTTCCGACGGCCCGGTCACCGGCCCGGCGTGGAGTTGTACCGCGCCCACATCATCCGCCACGCCTTCGAACCCCACACCCACGACGCCTTCGGGCTGGGCGCCATCGAATCCGGCGTGGAGCGCTTCCGCTACCGTGGCGCCGATCACCTGGCGCCGTCCGGCTCGGTGGTGCTGATGAATCCCGATGAACTGCACACCGGCCGCGCCGAGACCGAGGGCGGCTGGCGCTACCGCATGGCGTACATCGACGCCGACGTGGTCGCGCGCGTGACGGGCGAGGACGGCTGGTGGTTCGACACTGCCGTGGGCCTGGACACGGCCAGCGCCACGCGCGTCACCGCCCTGCTCGACACCCTGTGGCGCGCGCGTGAGCCGCTGGCCTTCGACAGCGCCCTGCACGCGCTGCTGGCCGAGTTCCGCCGCCACGCCCGCGTGCCGCGCCCGGTCCGCGCCGAGGGCGCGCCGCGCTTCGCGCCCGTCATCGACTACATGCGCGCGCATCTGTCGCGCCGGCTGACGCTGGAAGAGCTGGCGCGCGAGGCCGGCCTGAGCCCCTTCCATTTCCTGCGCAGCTTCCAGGCGCATTGCCACGCCACGCCGCAGCAGATGCTGATGGCGCTGCGCCTGTTCGAGGCCAAGCGCCGCCTGGCCGCCGGCGAACCGCCCGCCCAGGTCGCGCTGGCGGCTGGCCTGACCGACCAGGCCCACCTGACGCGGGCCTTCGCCCGGCGCTACGGCGTCACGCCCGCGCGCTACCAGAAGCAGATGCGCGCCTGA
- a CDS encoding IclR family transcriptional regulator, whose translation MSSATPASTSNSADNGVAGTAAFSKFMRVLQWVADNPEPVGIAEIAKATGFPRPTVHRIVAALTAERLLVEIGATRSWTLGHRLVQLASRSWSRSGLRTAARDALRALRDETGETVHLAVPSGLCMVYIEKLESPSAVQMASRIGTSVCLHSTAVGKAYLAALAPDAAEPLLGQIGYERQTPQTIADAAALRKQLLDVRACGWSTDAQENEQDIHCFGAAVRDAGGRPVAAVSVSTLAFRQKPDIQASYVAPLLRACAAIGQRLAENPNLAYA comes from the coding sequence ATGTCTTCCGCCACGCCCGCTTCCACTTCCAACTCCGCCGACAATGGCGTCGCTGGCACCGCCGCGTTTTCCAAGTTCATGCGCGTGCTGCAATGGGTGGCGGACAATCCCGAGCCCGTGGGCATCGCCGAGATCGCCAAGGCCACCGGCTTTCCGCGTCCCACCGTGCACCGGATCGTGGCGGCGCTGACTGCCGAGCGGCTGTTGGTGGAGATCGGCGCGACCCGCAGCTGGACGCTGGGCCATCGCCTGGTGCAGCTGGCCAGCCGCAGCTGGAGCCGCTCGGGCCTGCGTACGGCCGCGCGCGACGCCCTGCGCGCGCTGCGCGACGAAACCGGCGAAACCGTGCATCTGGCCGTGCCCTCGGGCCTGTGCATGGTCTATATCGAGAAACTGGAAAGCCCCAGCGCGGTGCAGATGGCCTCGCGCATCGGCACCAGCGTGTGCCTGCATTCCACCGCCGTGGGCAAGGCCTACCTGGCGGCGCTGGCGCCCGACGCGGCCGAGCCGCTGCTGGGCCAGATCGGCTACGAGCGGCAGACGCCGCAGACCATCGCCGACGCCGCTGCCTTGCGCAAGCAGCTGCTGGACGTGCGCGCCTGCGGCTGGTCCACGGACGCGCAGGAGAACGAGCAGGATATCCACTGCTTCGGCGCGGCGGTGCGCGATGCCGGCGGCCGTCCGGTGGCCGCCGTCAGCGTCAGCACGCTGGCGTTCCGGCAGAAGCCAGACATCCAGGCCAGCTACGTGGCGCCGCTGCTGCGCGCCTGCGCGGCGATCGGCCAGCGCCTGGCCGAGAATCCCAACCTGGCCTACGCCTAG
- a CDS encoding RNA polymerase sigma factor, whose protein sequence is MRGNKPSADAGAPDSPAALATHRAIEAVWRIEAASVIAGVARLVRDVGLAEELAQDALVAALERWPASGVPDNPGAWLMTTAKNRARDRLRLDALHSRKHEQIGHELQALEADVEPDFVDALDAARQDDIGDDLLRLIFTACHPLLSTEARVALTLRLLGGLSTTEIARAFLASESTIAQRIVRAKRSLSAARVPFEVPGPAERAARLASVLEVIYLIFNEGYSATSGENWTRPALCDEALRLGRILAQLALGDSEAHGLVALMELQASRLAARADGQGRPVLLMDQDRGRWDPLLIRRGLAALARAESLGGALGPYALQAALAACHARARRAEDTDWPRIVALYDALVQAMPSPVAELNRAVAVGMAFGPRAALDLVDALEAEGALANYHWLPSVRGDLLAKLGRHAEAREAFERAAGMTRNARERELLLARAAQMRDGPA, encoded by the coding sequence ATGAGGGGCAACAAGCCCTCGGCTGACGCCGGCGCGCCGGACAGTCCGGCCGCGCTGGCCACCCACCGCGCCATCGAGGCGGTCTGGCGGATCGAGGCCGCCAGCGTCATCGCCGGCGTGGCGCGGCTGGTGCGCGACGTCGGCCTGGCCGAGGAACTGGCCCAGGACGCGCTGGTCGCCGCGCTGGAACGCTGGCCCGCGTCCGGCGTGCCCGACAATCCCGGAGCCTGGCTCATGACCACCGCCAAGAACCGCGCCCGCGACCGCTTGCGGCTGGACGCGCTGCACAGCCGCAAGCACGAGCAGATCGGCCACGAGCTGCAGGCGCTGGAGGCCGACGTGGAACCGGATTTCGTCGACGCGCTGGACGCCGCGCGCCAGGACGATATCGGCGACGATCTGCTGCGGCTGATCTTCACGGCCTGCCATCCGCTGCTGTCCACCGAGGCGCGCGTGGCGCTGACGCTGCGGCTGCTGGGCGGCCTGTCGACGACCGAGATCGCGCGCGCCTTCCTGGCCTCCGAGTCCACCATCGCGCAACGCATCGTGCGCGCCAAGCGCAGCCTGTCCGCCGCGCGCGTGCCGTTCGAAGTGCCCGGCCCGGCCGAGCGCGCCGCGCGGCTGGCCTCGGTGCTGGAAGTTATCTACCTGATTTTCAACGAAGGCTATTCGGCCACATCGGGCGAGAATTGGACACGGCCCGCGCTATGCGACGAGGCGCTGCGCCTGGGCCGCATCCTGGCGCAATTGGCGCTCGGCGACAGCGAGGCGCACGGCCTGGTCGCGCTGATGGAGCTGCAGGCCTCGCGCCTGGCCGCCCGCGCCGACGGCCAGGGCCGGCCGGTATTGTTGATGGACCAGGACCGCGGCCGCTGGGATCCGCTGCTGATCCGGCGCGGGCTGGCCGCGCTGGCGCGCGCCGAATCGCTGGGCGGCGCGCTCGGCCCTTACGCGCTACAAGCGGCGCTGGCGGCCTGCCACGCCCGCGCCCGTCGCGCCGAGGACACCGACTGGCCGCGCATCGTGGCGCTGTACGACGCGCTGGTCCAGGCCATGCCCTCGCCAGTGGCGGAGCTGAACCGGGCAGTGGCGGTCGGCATGGCCTTCGGCCCGCGGGCCGCGCTGGACCTGGTCGACGCGCTGGAGGCCGAGGGCGCGCTGGCCAATTACCACTGGCTGCCCAGCGTGCGCGGCGACCTCCTGGCCAAGCTGGGCCGGCATGCAGAGGCGCGCGAGGCCTTCGAACGCGCCGCCGGCATGACCCGCAACGCCCGCGAACGCGAGCTGCTGCTGGCCCGCGCGGCGCAGATGCGGGACGGCCCGGCCTGA
- a CDS encoding DMT family transporter, whose translation MWAGTLYALAAGLMWGLVFVGPLLLPEYPAALQSVARYLAFGLIALPLAWLDRRALRQLGRADWIEALKLAAIGNLLYYLCLASAIQRAGGPVPTMIIGTLPVVIAVSANLRNARRDGRLPWKRLAPSLALIALGIACVNQVELQALRQDPDADLGRYALGALLALAAVACWTWYPLRNADWLRAHPDRSPRTWATAQGVATLPLALAGYALLWTGMAATGDAFPMPLGPRPEVFLALMAAIGLFASWLGTLCWNEASQRLPTALVGQLIVFETLAALAYAYMLRGQMPQPLTLIGIGCLIVGVLRAVRVKPEPVAAQA comes from the coding sequence ATGTGGGCTGGAACCCTGTACGCCCTGGCCGCCGGCCTGATGTGGGGGCTGGTGTTCGTGGGCCCGCTGCTGCTGCCCGAGTATCCGGCGGCCTTGCAATCGGTGGCGCGCTACCTGGCCTTCGGCCTGATCGCCCTGCCGCTCGCCTGGCTGGACCGGCGCGCGCTGCGCCAGCTGGGCCGTGCCGATTGGATCGAGGCGCTGAAGCTGGCCGCCATCGGCAACCTGCTGTACTACCTGTGCCTGGCCAGCGCCATCCAGCGCGCCGGCGGGCCGGTGCCCACCATGATCATCGGCACGCTGCCGGTCGTGATCGCCGTCAGCGCCAACCTGCGCAACGCGCGCCGTGACGGGCGGCTGCCCTGGAAGCGGCTGGCGCCGTCGCTGGCGCTGATCGCGCTGGGCATCGCCTGCGTCAACCAGGTCGAGCTGCAGGCGCTGCGCCAGGATCCGGACGCCGACCTGGGCCGTTACGCGCTGGGCGCGCTGCTGGCGCTGGCCGCCGTGGCCTGCTGGACCTGGTATCCGCTGCGCAACGCCGACTGGCTGCGCGCCCATCCCGACCGCAGCCCGCGCACCTGGGCCACCGCCCAGGGCGTGGCCACGCTGCCGCTGGCCCTGGCCGGCTACGCGCTGCTGTGGACCGGCATGGCGGCGACCGGCGACGCCTTTCCCATGCCGCTGGGTCCGCGCCCCGAAGTGTTCCTGGCGCTGATGGCCGCCATCGGCCTGTTCGCGTCGTGGCTGGGCACGCTGTGCTGGAACGAGGCCAGCCAGCGCCTGCCGACCGCGCTGGTCGGGCAGTTGATCGTGTTCGAGACGCTGGCGGCGCTGGCCTATGCCTACATGCTGCGCGGCCAGATGCCGCAGCCGCTGACCTTGATCGGCATCGGCTGCCTGATCGTGGGCGTGTTGCGCGCCGTGCGCGTCAAGCCCGAGCCGGTGGCGGCGCAGGCCTAG